GAACCCGAAGGGGATGCCGCAGTTCAGGGACTCCGACGAGCTGCTGAAGGGGATCCGGGCGAGCAAGCGGGTCGAGAAGCAGATCGCCGGCGTCGAGCTGACCGCGGTCACCATCCGCGAGAAGGCCGTCGACCGGGCCATCGAGGCGAAGGCGGAGGGGTGGGGGCCGGACCGGATCCTGATGATGGTCTCGACCTCGGCCACCCACATGAAGAAGAACTCCGGCCTCGACCACGCCGGCTACTGGGCCGAGGCCGAGCGCTGCATCCGCAAGGCTCACGCCGCGGGGATCAGGGTCAACGGGACCGTCAGCACGATCTGGGGCTGCCCGATGGAGGGGCCCACCAGGCTCGAGGACGCCGTAGCCTTCACGAAGCGCTTCCTCGACATCGGTGCCGACGACATCGAGCACGCCGACCACGACGGCTCGGCCCCGCCCGACCGGGTCTACGCCTACTACTCGATGATCCTCGAAGCGATGCCGGACGTGACGAAGCACCTGGCCCACTTCCACGTCACCCGCGGGTGGGGCCTCGCGAACGTCCTCGCCGCACTTCAGGCCGGGATCGTGAGGTACGAGAGCACCCTCGGCGGGATCGGCGGCCAGCCCGCGAACTTCTTCGACGGGGCCCCCGTCTCCGGCACCGGCCGCTACTACTACCAGGACCCGAACAACGTCGGCCTCGTCAGCGGCGAAGACCTCGTCGTCATGCTCGACGAAATGGGGATCGAGACCGGCCTCGACGTGGACCGCGTCCTCGCCACGGGCCGGATGGTCGAGAGGATCGTCGGCCGGCGCCTCCGGAGCGAGACGATCAAGTCGGGACGGATTCCGAAGAAGCCGACCGGCTTCTGAGCTCCGGGGTCCTCGACGACCTTCCGTCAGGGCAGGAGGAGAGCCGGAGAGGGGCCTGTTCGTCGGCGCCCTCGTATGGTACCTTCACGGGTTTTTTTGAGACCGTCACGCATGGACGACTCGCTGCCCTTGCCCACTCCCGGCCCTAGAAAGGCATAAGCGAAGATGGCACAGCTCTTTCCGAAGAGCGCGAACTACCTCGCGCCGGCCTCGATAGCCGCCCTCGTCCTCGTGGCGGGCGGCGCCGTAGGCTCCCTGCTGGCGCTCGACTACGCCGGTTTCAACCAACGCCGCGGAGAGACCGTCGAGCAGCCGGTTCCCTTCAGCCACGAGCACCACGTCGCAGGGTTGGGCATCGACTGCCGGTACTGCCACACCGCGGTCGAGAAGTCC
The sequence above is a segment of the Holophagales bacterium genome. Coding sequences within it:
- a CDS encoding pyruvate carboxyltransferase, translated to MTNWNLPKRVDLADITVRDGFQHEEKWIPTEAKLWVLEELVLAGYRRLEVTNLGNPKGMPQFRDSDELLKGIRASKRVEKQIAGVELTAVTIREKAVDRAIEAKAEGWGPDRILMMVSTSATHMKKNSGLDHAGYWAEAERCIRKAHAAGIRVNGTVSTIWGCPMEGPTRLEDAVAFTKRFLDIGADDIEHADHDGSAPPDRVYAYYSMILEAMPDVTKHLAHFHVTRGWGLANVLAALQAGIVRYESTLGGIGGQPANFFDGAPVSGTGRYYYQDPNNVGLVSGEDLVVMLDEMGIETGLDVDRVLATGRMVERIVGRRLRSETIKSGRIPKKPTGF